One genomic region from Bacteroidales bacterium encodes:
- a CDS encoding ORF6N domain-containing protein — MNIRSIEEKIIIIHGQHVILDSDVAELYGVETKRINEAVKNNPEKFPEGYIFSLDEREWENLKSKISTSSWGGIRKVPNAFSEKGLYMIATILKSPVATETTIAIIETFAKVRELSRNIAVLSNQIDEKQQKSMMQKSGELISDILNDDFQTIGTETTIEFNLSVLKVKHTVKKKPKD, encoded by the coding sequence ATGAATATACGATCAATAGAAGAAAAAATAATTATTATACATGGCCAACATGTAATTTTGGACAGTGATGTCGCTGAACTTTATGGCGTAGAAACGAAACGTATTAATGAAGCGGTAAAAAATAATCCTGAAAAGTTTCCCGAAGGGTATATCTTTTCTTTAGATGAGAGAGAATGGGAAAACTTGAAGTCGAAAATTTCGACTTCAAGTTGGGGTGGTATCCGTAAAGTTCCCAATGCTTTCAGTGAAAAGGGATTATATATGATTGCTACAATACTTAAAAGTCCTGTTGCAACGGAAACCACAATCGCTATTATTGAAACTTTTGCCAAAGTAAGAGAATTATCACGAAACATAGCTGTATTATCTAATCAAATAGACGAAAAACAGCAGAAATCCATGATGCAGAAAAGTGGAGAGCTAATCTCAGATATATTGAATGATGATTTTCAAACAATTGGAACAGAAACGACAATAGAGTTTAATCTTTCTGTATTAAAGGTAAAGCACACTGTAAAAAAGAAACCTAAAGATTAA